Proteins found in one Malassezia vespertilionis chromosome 5, complete sequence genomic segment:
- the FRS2 gene encoding phenylalanine--tRNA ligase (BUSCO:EOG09261RU1; COG:J; EggNog:ENOG503NTY7), which translates to MAQQAPRAEEVLALIDAAPGGEISDSRTISPVQPCGLEESLARIEQSTSAEQDQQALAEEDAMHKAAAQWQLGLQGTLLSLQSKEMIKFSNVDAQPLFLTLDGRECVRLGSPEYRLWSLLPASTEQGIAQAELVDALGADTFKQAQARAFRNKIACRRPDGSFARTEAFANALTDDTRLELREIAKTGGLKDEKKVVELKKRKMLGNRKLLYFSITKGPAFALTIQKLETDLTADMLATGSWKNADFKGYNFNAEGAVPTAGALHPLLKVRQEFRNIFFEMGFTEMPTNRFVDSSFWCFDSIFVPQQHPARDVQDTFFVADPPAAQELPEEYLKRVVEVHEKGAFGSIGYRYPFDREVTEKLVLRTHTTAVSAAMLYAIANQPGGFRPAKLFSIDRVFRNESTDATHLAEFHQVEGVVADYSLTLGDLIGFMEVFFAKMGVNNLRFKPAYNPYTEPSLEIFSYHEGLKKWVEIGNSGMFRPEMLRPMGIPEGVNVLGWGLSLERPTMIRYGIKDIRHLVGHRVPLTSTEKAAAVRF; encoded by the coding sequence ATGGCCcaacaagcgccgcgcgcagaagaGGTGCTAGCACTCATTGATGCCGCTCCGGGTGGCGAGATAAGCGACTCGCGCACCATATCTCCGGTACAGCCATGCGGCCTGGAAGAGTCGCTCGCTCGAATCGAGCAGAGCACGTCTGCAGAGCAGGATCAgcaggcgcttgccgaAGAAGATGCCATGCACAAGGCAGCTGCGCAGTGGCAGCTTGGGCTCCAGGGCACTCTGTTGAGCCTTCAAAGCAAGGAGATGATCAAGTTTTCCAACGTCGATGCACAGCCGCTCTTCCTCACTCTGGACGGGCGCGAATGTGTGCGTCTAGGCTCACCGGAATACCGCCTGTGGTCGTTGCTCCCTGCGTCCACCGAGCAGGGCATTGCACAAGCGGAGCTAGTGGACGCACTGGGTGCGGATACATTTAAGCAAGCacaggcgcgtgcattccGCAACAAAATCGCTTGCCGGCGCCCGGATGgcagctttgcgcgcacggaAGCGTTTGCCAATGCGCTCACCGATGACACACGTCttgagctgcgcgagattgcCAAGACAGGCGGACTCAAGGACGAGAAAAAGGTTGTTGAGCTAAAGAAACGCAAGATGCTGGGAAACCGCAAGCTGCTCTATTTTAGCATTACCAAGGGACCTGCTTTCGCGCTTACCATCCAGAAACTGGAAACGGATTTGACGGCAGATATGCTGGCCACAGGCTCGTGGAAAAATGCTGATTTTAAGGGGTACAACTTTAACGCCGAAGGCGCCGTACCTACAGCGGGCGCATTGCATCCTCTCTTGAAAGTCCGCCAAGAGTTCCGCAACATTTTCTTCGAGATGGGCTTTACTGAGATGCCTACAAATCGGTTTGTTGACTCGAGTTTCTGGTGCTTTGACTCGATCTTTGTCCCACAGCAGCACCCTGCGCGCGATGTCCAAGATACATTTTTCGTCGCGGACCCGCCGGCCGCGCAGGAACTCCCAGAGGAGTATCTGAAGCGCGTCGTTGAGGTGCACGAGAAGGGCGCATTTGGATCAATTGGCTACCGCTACCCTTTCGATCGCGAGGTCACCGAAAAGCTGGTCCTGCGCACACACACGACGGCCGTCTCGGCTGCGATGCTGTACGCAATTGCGAACCAGCCGGGTGGGTTCAGGCCCGCGAAGCTGTTCAGTATTGACCGTGTCTTTCGCAACGAGTCGACCGACGCCACACATCTCGCCGAATTCCATCAAGTAGAGGGAGTGGTCGCGGACTACAGCCTCACGTTGGGCGACTTGATTGGGTTCATGGAGGTTTTCTTTGCCAAGATGGGTGTCAACAATTTGCGTTTCAAGCCTGCCTATAATCCATATACCGAACCGAGCTTGGAGATCTTTTCCTACCACGAGGGGCTCAAGAAGTGGGTCGAGATTGGCAACAGCGGCATGTTCCGCCCTGAGATGCTGCGCCCGATGGGGATTCCCGAGGGAGTCAACGTCCTTGGCTGGGGACTCAGTCTGGAGCGTCCTACCATGATTCGATACGGCATCAAGGATATCAGGCATCTTGTCGGCCATCGCGTTCCATTGACCAGCACCGAGAAAGCAGCTGCTGTGCGCTTTTAG
- a CDS encoding uncharacterized protein (EggNog:ENOG503NVIW; BUSCO:EOG09262CXO; COG:A), with protein MAESVAFEDLAEGAHFVTGTSDAQRNAMLEQRKSARRLAVPTNDVQVRARLREYGEPMTVFAEREGDRRARLQEVMMVQGSSTLKNIPQAADEDWSEDEEEFFTEGDAALLAARRRMAAFSLARAKRRIANQRVQAKIPMQQVAAARKAVLDPLKAYASLGSQVGGERPISVVRFSPDAQLLATGSWSGNAALWSVPDASQKATYVAHEDRVTGLAWHPRATIGQSSAAVNLGTGGGDGMVNLWSLDSEQPLRRMAGHEARVARIAFHPMGDYLASASFDGTWRLWDVESGQTLMVQEGHSREVYAVDFQCDGALLVSGGLDAIGRVWDTRTGRTAMVLDGHAREILSAVFAPNGYQIATASGDDTIRIWDMRKLSSIYTIPAHRSSVSDVRFYYAGNERAPVPPSWTSRTDPMDVESDTGARDADAPLHVNTAGLYLASSGYDGLVKVWSADDWQLTTSLSGDSGKVMSVDISADGKYLASGEWARTFKLWGDL; from the exons ATGGCAGAGAGCGTCGCGTTTGAGGATCTAG CGGAAGGGGCGCATTTTGTGACTGGGAcaagcgatgcacagcgcaatgcgatgctggagcagcgcaagtcggcgcggcgtttgGCCGTACCGACAAACGATGTCCAAgtccgcgcgcggctccGCGAATACGGCGAACCAATGACGGTCTttgcggagcgcgaaggcgatcggcgcgcgcgtttgcaaGAGGTGATGATGGTGCAAGGGAGTAGCACGTTGAAAAACATTCCGCAGGCAGCCGACGAGGACTGGTCTGAAGACGAAGAAGAATTCTTTACCGAAGGCGACGCAGCGttgcttgccgcgcggcggcgcatggctgcgttttcgcttgcgcgtgcgaaaaGGCGTATTGCCAACCAGCGTGTGCAGGCCAAGATACCGATGCAGCAAGtggccgcagcgcgcaaagccgTGCTTGACCCGCTGAAAGCGTACGCAAGTCTTGGGTCGCAAGTTGGTGGTGAGCGGCCCATTTCTGTCGTGCGATTTTCTCCCGACGCACAGCTCCTTGCTACTGGAAGCTGGTCCGGCAATGCCGCATTGTGGAGTGTGCCTGATGCTTCGCAGAAAGCAACgtacgtcgcgcacgaAGACCGCGTTACCGGCCTAGCTTGGCATCCGCGCGCAACGATCGGCCAGTCGAGTGCGGCTGTGAACCTTGGCACGGGTGGGGGCGACGGAATGGTGAATTTGTGGTCGCTTGACAGCGAACAGccactgcggcgcatggcggGCCACGAAGCgcgtgtcgcgcgcattgcattCCATCCCATGGGCGATTATTTGGCGAGTGCATCGTTTGATGGGACATGGCGACTATGGGATGTGGAGAGTGGCCAAACGCTCATGGTGCAAGAGGGTCACAGCCGCGAGGTATACGCGGTTGATTTTCAATGCGATGGCGCTTTGCTTGTGTCTGGAGGACTGGATGCCATTGGGCGCGTCTGGGACACACGCACTGGCCGCACGGCCATGGTGCTCGAtggccacgcgcgcgaaattCTCTCGGCAGTATTTGCGCCGAACGGGTACCAAATCGCGACCGCGTCTGGCGACGATACGATACGGATCTGGGATATGCGCAAGCTTTCCAGCATTTACACGATCCCAGCGCACCGATCGTCTGTCTCGGATGTACGCTTTTACTATGCTGGGAATGAGCGTGCGCCCGTTCCGCCAAGTTGGACCTCACGTACCGATCCGATGGACGTCGAGAGCGATACGGgggcgcgcgacgcggatGCGCCACTGCATGTCAACACAGCTGGTCTGTACTTGGCTTCATCTGGGTACGATGGATTGGTAAAAGTATGGAGTGCAGACGACTGGCAGCTCACAACGTCGCTCAGCGGCGACTCCGGCAAAGTCATGAGCGTGGACATCAGCGCGGATGGCAAGTACCTAGCCAGTGGGGAGTGGGCACGCACGTTCAAGTTGTGGGGCGATTTATAG
- the OCT1 gene encoding mitochondrial intermediate peptidase (COG:O; MEROPS:MER0001156; EggNog:ENOG503NU5K; BUSCO:EOG09260JJW) gives MLRLERSSEALEQPGVHLWNPTRNLHMSRSQASETNALEVGVPPMIEKDHALLCNLLNKPRSGESGRDVAGPPTGLFKIEALREPRAFLTLAQTTLYRAQLLVNRIARAGEEDVGMDELRRVVRSLDRLSDLLCGVIDMAELVRHAHPDPTWADAANAAYEHLCNFMNILNTHTGLYVALKRAMDDHAVWQSLSEEARAVAIIFLRDFEKSGIHLPPQERERFVELSDQILVLGRAFLQDTSASAPDSVTEIPVDLLEGMDSQLLSTLMSSAEYNRRRNVIAVVPNSWEAHCISKHAPNSQARRLAYMASYTGRHNPVAILESLLKARDNLSKLTGKRSFAEMTLVDKMAGTPRNVENFLRIISQAQQPAAQSLLEKMSAMKQKLEEGSQQPPALQAWDRDFYAEAYARAHRASDLPSLSPYLSLGSVFTGLSRLFYLLYGIHFRAASVQPGELWSPDVLKLDVVDENEGGVIGTIYCDLFSRPGKPSSAAHYTVRCSRRVDMDDTECDMKLGWANGMPQDIDMSNLLNVKPVTSPGRTGVFQQPVVVLMTDFQWPSPFHGGISLLRWHEVETLFHEMGHAVHSMIGRTEFHNVSGTRCATDLVELPSILMEHFLTDKNVIQLAAHHHKSGAPLPYNLLVAHLHTNSKLDALDAQQQILLAALDQWYHSERVGEPGFSTVAGLEELQSQMGMFPVVPNSTWQGQFGHLFGYGATYYSYLFDRAIAARVWQKLFSGNPLSREAGEKFKKEMLQHGGGKNPWSMLSSLLDDEQIAVCDEQAMETIGRWGLGHVAP, from the exons ATGCTCCGA CTGGAGCGCTcgagcgaggcgctggagcaaCCCGGTGTGCACCTTTGGAACCCCACACGCAACCTTCATATGTCGCGCTCGCAAGCCTCGGAGACGAATGCGCTGGAAGTCGGCGTGCCACCCATGATTGAAAAAGATCATGCTCTGCTATGCAACTTGCTGAACAAGCCCCGGAGCGGTGAGTCAGGCCGCGATGTCGCGGGGCCGCCGACGGGCCTTTTTAAAATTGAGGCTCTACGCGAGCCCCGCGCGTTTTTgacgcttgcgcagacGACGCTCTATCGAGCACAGTTGCTTGTGAACCGCATagcgcgcgctggagaaGAGGATGTCGGtatggacgagctgcggcgcgtcgtacGCAGCCTCGACCGGCTCAGCGACCTTTTGTGCGGGGTGATTGACATGGCCGAGCTTGTCCGCCACGCACACCCCGACCCCACTTGGGCAGACGCGGCAAATGCGGCTTATGAGCATCTGTGTAATTTCATGAATATTCTCAACACACACACAGGGCTTTACGTCGCGCTCAAGCGTGCCATGGATGACCATGCTGTGTGGCAGTCGCTATCGGaggaggcgcgcgctgtcGCTATTATTTTCCTGCGCGACTTTGAAAAGTCTGGTATTCACCTTCCGCCTCAGGAGCGTGAGCGGTTTGTAGAGCTCAGCGACCAAATTCTCGTGCTCGGCCGTGCCTTTTTGCAGGATACGAGCGCCAGTGCACCGGACAGTGTCACAGAAATCCCAgtcgacttgctcgagGGGATGGACAGTCAATTGCTCTCGACGCTCATGTCGAGCGCAGAGTACAATCGGCGCCGGAACGTGATTGCCGTGGTACCCAACTCATGGGAAGCGCATTGCATCAGTAAACACGCGCCGAATTCGCAGGCAAGGCGCCTTGCATACATGGCCAGCTATACAGGCCGGCATAACCCCGTTGCGATCTTGGAGTCACTTTtaaaggcgcgcgacaacCTGAGTAAGCTTACaggcaagcgcagctttgCCGAGATGACGCTGGTAGACAAGATGGCCGGCACGCCACGCAATGTGGAAAACTTTTTGCGCATTATCTcgcaggcacagcagccCGCAGCACAGTCGCTCTTGGAGAAGATGTCTGCAATGAAGCAAAAATTAGAGGAGGGTTCCCAACAACCACCCGCGCTTCAGGCGTGGGATCGCGATTTTTACGCAGAAGcgtacgcacgcgcacacCGAGCATCAGACTTGCCTTCGCTTTCGCCGTACCTATCGCTCGGCTCCGTCTTTACAGGGCTTTCGCGTCTTTTTTATCTATTGTACGGCATTCATTTCCGCGCTGCGTCCGTCCAGCCGGGCGAGCTGTGGAGCCCAGACGTGCTTAAACTCGACGTCGTGGACGAGAATGAGGGCGGCGTGATCGGCACGATTTATTGTGATTTGTTTTCGCGCCCGGGAAAGCCGTCGAGTGCCGCTCATTAtaccgtgcgctgctcccgCCGTGTCGATATGGACGATACGGAATGCGATATGAAGCTTGGCTGGGCCAATGGTATGCCGCAGGATATCGATATGTCGAACCTTTTGAATGTGAAGCCTGTTACCTCGCCAGGACGCACCGGTGTCTTCCAGCAGCCCGTGGTCGTGCTCATGACCGATTTCCAATGGCCCTCACCCTTTCATGGCGGCATTAGTCTCCTCCGCTGGCACGAGGTCGAGACTCTTTTCCACGAAATGGGGCACGCGGTGCATTCCATGATTGGCCGTACCGAGTTCCACAACGTGTCTGGAACACGATGTGCAACTGATTTGGTCGAGCTGCCTTCCATTCTCATGGAACACTTTTTGACCGACAAAAATGTGATTCAGCTGGCGGCACACCACCacaagagcggcgcaccgttGCCTTACAATCTTCTGGTAGCACACCTGCACACGAACAGCAAACTGGATGCTTtggatgcacagcagcagATCTTGCTCGCTGCTTTAGACCAGTGGTACCATTCGGAACGTGTGGGCGAGCCTGGGTTCAGCACAGTTGCTGGGCTTGAGGAACTCCAGTCGCAAATGGGTATGTTCCCCGTCGTTCCGAATTCGACCTGGCAAGGGCAGTTTGGCCATTTGTTTGGGTACGGCGCGACGTACTACAGCTACCTGTTTGACCGTGccattgcagcgcgcgtttggcaaAAATTATTTTCTGGTAACCCTTTGTCGCGCGAGGCAGGCGAGAAGTTCAAAAAGGAAATGCTCCAGCATGGGGGGGGTAAGAACCCTTGGTCAATGCTGTCCTCTTTGCTTGATGACGAGCAAATTGCAGTTTGTGATGAGCAGGCTATGGAAACGATTGGCCGATGGGGATTGGGCCATGTAGCTCCATGA
- a CDS encoding uncharacterized protein (EggNog:ENOG503NU52; COG:S; TransMembrane:12 (i67-85o105-122i134-151o157-180i192-214o220-242i298-321o341-362i387-405o411-432i444-470o476-498i)), translated as MGSIGPVTRISAPDQTEMRQCGASDTGSSITCADPFDFPREECVKDVDDVDEDETVFSAFRPAIKTFIVVAASTTAFMSPFAINIYMPAVPSISKDLGIDNGETLVSVTTYMIFQGLSPSFWAPLSDTYGRRPILILTFHVFLAANLGLSFTNTYWLLLVLRMLQACGASSAISIGAGCISDVSQRKKRGSYMGYFQTGTLIGPAVGPIVGGLLSKRWGWHAVFFFLSAFGGVYLVFMILFLPESLRALVGNGSCKRVSIWRTVVPLPLWRAGTEPELMKMPPRLNLRSMGFDKPWRMYAHADIALMITSFAFPFAVFTMVSSSLSPTLTGKYGYNPIESGLCYISIGVGSVVGAVISGKLLDRNYKYAFRKHGPLLDLHKTRLKHIHIYSAVLHATVIINGWLLDKRIHIAAPMVFQFILSCFSILYFNAVQTILVDLVPGRAASVTAALNIGRCLLGAAFVAAVQYVIDAWGEGWTFTLFGIVSFILPIPMIELVMRFGAKWRRKIEEKETRRDETKGRNSLE; from the coding sequence ATGGGTAGCATTGGGCCTGTCACGCGAATCAGTGCACCAGATCAGACGGAAATGCGACAGTGTGGTGCTTCGGACACAGGCTCATCCATTACATGTGCCGATCCTTTCGATTTTCCGCGAGAAGAATGCGTAAAAGATGTCGACGACGTTGACGAGGACGAAACGGTTTTTTCGGCATTTCGGCCCGCTATAAAAACATTTATTGTTGTCGCGGCTTCTACGACTGCATTCATGAGTCCATTTGCGATTAATATCTACATGCCTGCAGTGCCTAGCATATCCAAGGACCTAGGTATTGACAATGGCGAGACGTTGGTCTCTGTCACAACATATATGATTTTCCAAGGATTATCGCCTTCTTTTTGGGCGCCACTCTCAGACACGTACGGGCGGCGACCGATACTAATTCTTACGTTTCATGTATTTTTAGCAGCAAACTTGGGCCTCTCTTTCACGAATACGTACTGGCTTCTGCTTGTCCTTCGTATGCTTCAAGCTTGCGGTGCGAGTAGTGCTATTTCCATTGGTGCAGGATGCATTAGCGACGTTTCTCAGCGAAAAAAGCGCGGGTCGTACATGGGGTACTTCCAAACAGGAACACTAATTGGGCCCGCCGTGGGGCCTATTGTCGGCGGCCTTCTCTCCAAGCGCTGGGGGTGGCACGCAGTCTTCTTTTTTCTCTCTGCATTTGGCGGTGTTTACCTTGTATTTATGATTCTCTTTCTTCCGGAATCGCTCCGTGCTCTTGTGGGGAATGGGTCTTGTAAACGGGTTTCTATTTGGCGAACGGTGGTTCCTTTGCCGCTTTGGCGTGCAGGCACCGAGCCAGAGCTTATGAAGATGCCTCCGCGGCTCAATTTGCGCTCCATGGGCTTTGATAAGCCCTGGCGTATGTATGCTCACGCAGACATTGCTTTGATGATTACTTCGTTTGCATTTCCATTCGCCGTGTTCACCATGGTATCGAGCTCGTTATCGCCGACACTCACGGGAAAGTATGGCTATAATCCGATTGAATCTGGTTTATGCTATATTTCTAttggcgtcggcagcgTGGTGGGCGCTGTGATTTCGGGCAAGTTGCTCGACCGGAACTACAAATACGCTTTTCGTAAGCATGGTCCTCTGTTGGATTTGCACAAGACAAGGTTGAAGCATATACACATATACAGTGCTGTATTACATGCGACTGTGATTATCAATGGTTGGCTGCTAGACAAGAGAATCCATATTGCGGCACCAATGGTGTTTCAATTTATTCTGAGTTGCTTCTCCATCCTTTATTTCAATGCAGTGCAGACAATTCTGGTAGACTTGGTCCCAGGCCGTGCAGCATCTGTGACTGCGGCACTCAATATTGGACGATGTTTGCTTGGTGCTGCTTTCGTTGCAGCTGTACAATATGTGATTGACGCCTGGGGCGAAGGATGGACTTTTACGCTGTTTGGCATTGTAAGCTTTATTTTACCTATACCCATGATTGAGCTGGTGATGCGCTTTGGCGCAaaatggcggcgcaaaatTGAAGAGAAGGAGACGAGACGAGACGAGACAAAAGGGCGCAATTCGCTTGAGTAG
- a CDS encoding uncharacterized protein (TransMembrane:12 (i107-127o147-167i179-199o205-230i242-265o271-291i338-364o384-405i426-446o458-478i485-507o519-540i); COG:S; EggNog:ENOG503NWFT), producing the protein MRKEIDLEKVIELPDSQRSEYGDTTFPKQFLPELQSWEDIAPNDLFQAFQESNAIDDKSSIYSHHQCNEPRKSAESERESGLKEKLDPHLVTFDDYDIKQNPRKWNYSYRMFLVFVVSCYTFLSPLSSTANVPALDVLRREFNVNSFVIGNMMMSSSMLAFVIAPSFYAPLSERYGRKYILHVSNIIFLIFNVFCGLSKNATQMIVLRFFAGAAGVASVTIGPGVVADLFEPEERGAAMSLYTLSPILGPCIGPIYAGWIIQAYGEDKWPWIFWTSTMIGAAITVLGLFTLKETYTPVLLERKAQKLRKETGNDGYHTIFTLKETLGQRVLHGLLRPVIFYFTQPVIFVVCTYQALMFGCQYLLLASFSRVYKEEYGEPPGIASLHYIAMAVGFLVTGQVGGLWTDWNYRRLKTKNNHIGKPEYKLPLLIVTGIFMPAGLLLYGWTVEYRVHWIVPDIGIFILACGLRATMFISPLYLTDSVTMYAASASAAAVMTRGLFSFTFPLFAPNMYAALGQGWGNSILALATACLGLPAPFILYKYGEQLRLRSSYSNRGMELMT; encoded by the coding sequence ATGCGGAAGGAGATTGATTTGGAAAAGGTGATTGAGCTTCCTGATAGCCAAAGAAGCGAATATGGTGACACAACTTTCCCAAAACAGTTCCTCCCCGAGTTGCAATCATGGGAAGATATAGCACCCAATGATTTATTTCAGGCGTTTCAAGAAAGCAATGCGATTGACGACAAAAGTTCGATTTACAGTCATCATCAATGCAACGAGCCAAGAAAGAGCGCAGAAAGCGAAAGAGAAAGTGGCTTAAAAGAAAAGCTGGATCCGCATCTAGTTACATTCGATGACTATGACATCAAGCAAAATCCACGGAAATGGAATTACTCGTATCGAATGTTTCTTGTGTTTGTCGTTTCCTGTTACACCTTTCTCAGCCCTCTTTCAAGCACAGCAAACGTCCCTGCGCTGGATGTATTAAGGCGCGAATTCAATGTGAATTCCTTCGTCATTGGTAACATGATGATGTCTTCATCGATGCTCGCTTTCGTTATTGCCCCCAGCTTCTATGCGCCCCTTAGTGAGCGCTACGGACGAAAGTATATTTTGCATGTATCCAACATCATCTTCCTGATCTTCAATGTCTTCTGTGGCCTGTCCAAAAACGCAACACAAATGATTGTTCTCCGTTTCTTTGCCGGTGCCGCCGGTGTCGCATCTGTTACCATTGGGCCTGGTGTTGTCGCAGACCTGTTCGAgcccgaggagcgcggcgcagccatGTCTTTGTATACTTTATCTCCCATATTAGGCCCTTGCATTGGGCCCATTTATGCCGGCTGGATCATTCAAGCATATGGCGAGGATAAGTGGCCGTGGATCTTCTGGACTTCGACAATGATAGGTGCTGCCATCACCGTGTTAGGTCTTTTCACGCTTAAAGAAACGTACACGCCAGTGCTGTTAGAACGCAAAGCACAAAAGCTGCGTAAGGAAACTGGGAACGATGGGTACCACACGATTTTCACCCTAAAAGAAACACTTGGACAGCGTGTTCTTCATGGGCTCTTGCGCCCTGTCATCTTTTACTTTACCCAGCCGGTTATCTTTGTGGTCTGCACGTATCAAGCATTAATGTTTGGATGTCAGTACCTCTTGCTTGCATCCTTTTCTCGCGTGTACAAGGAAGAATACGGAGAGCCACCTGGCATTGCGTCTTTGCATTACATTGCCATGGCGGTCGGTTTCCTCGTCACTGGCCAAGTCGGTGGACTCTGGACTGACTGGAACTACCGTCGCTTGAAAACAAAAAATAACCATATCGGCAAACCCGAGTACAAGCTGCCGTTGCTGATTGTCACTGGTATCTTTATGCCAGCAGGGCTGCTCTTGTACGGATGGACAGTGGAGTACCGCGTACACTGGATAGTACCAGACATTGGTATTTTTATCTTGGCATGTGGCCTGCGGGCGACCATGTTTATTAGCCCGCTGTATCTTACAGACTCTGTGACGATGTatgcggcgtcggcgtccGCCGCAGCTGTCATGACCCGCGGCCTTTTCTCGTTCACATTTCCACTGTTTGCGCCCAATATGTACGCAGCCCTAGGACAAGGTTGGGGTAATAGTATACTGGCGCTTGCCACAGCGTGCCTGGGGTTGCCCGCTCCATTTATTTTGTACAAATATGGGGAACAGCTTCGCTTGCGTTCTTCATACTCCAACCGCGGAATGGAGCTGATGACATAA